The following is a genomic window from Caproiciproducens sp. CPB-2.
AAAGCCCATGGAAGCATAGAGCAGTGTGCAGACGATCGCGGTAACCGGGTTTGTGCGCAGCATGACGCCGAGCACGGCAAAAATGATCACACCGTCCACAACCGGCGTCAGAAGCGTCGTCAGGCTGGCCCAGAACAGCTTTGCGAACGGTTTTTCCGGTACCAGGTAAATATACGGCTTCATCAGCTCCAGCGTCCAGTCGCCGGCGGCATTGAAGAAGAACTGGATATAGCTGCTCATGCTCAGCGCGATCGCCAGAATCATGCCGCCGGGCATCCCGTCGTCCCCCTCTCCGGCGGTGATCGCCCTGAGCACGAGCGCCAGAATCACATTGATCACCAGCAGCACGATGCTGGTGGTGCGGAGGAACGGGATACGGTTTTTGCGTTTCATTTCACGGATATGCTTGAAGAAAAAGACGCTGGCTCCCCAACCGTGCCAGATGCCGGTATCCGTCACCCGGCGGGGCTGGGTGTTCAGGCTGCGGATTCCCGCCGACTTTCCGTTTTTCATCGACTGCTTCAATTCAAACGTGCTTTCGGTGGTCTGGAGCACATCCTCATAATAATCCGAATCGCTTTTGGCGAACAGAAGGATGCTCCCCGCAACCGCTGCCGCGTTCAAAGCCGCGAATACGGCGGCGCGCATGGTATCCCCGTTCATGATGGCGAACACCATGCCCTTGATCCATCCGACAACCGGCGCGAATTCCAGATACGGCGAGGCCAGCGCGGCGAAAAGCGACTGCTGGCTGGCGCCGTGGAACCAAAAATTGCTTAGGGCAAACGCCGCCATCATCGCGATTTCCGCGTACAGCACCGTTTTAATCCATCCTGTGCGCTCCGGGCGGCCGCTCGAGTAGCTGTAAACCAAAAGGGTAATCAGCTGAATGGTGAACACCATCAGCGCGATCCCGGCCACCAGCGCGACCATCTGCCAGACCGTAATCCCGAACAGGTTAATCGCCATTCCGGCGTAAAACATCAGAAAAATCATCATGAAGATGCTGGAGGCCATCTGCTTGACAAGGCCGTAGGCAAGGATTTTTTTAGGGGAAACAGGCGAGACGAACAGGAAATTCACATCGGACATTCTGAAAAACGTAGCCCCGCTTTTCAGCCCGCTCAGCACGCTGGGTACCGTAATCAAAAAGAGGATGGCAAAATAAACCCCGTGCAGGATCCCGATGTCCAGGTAGCTGCCGGGCGCGCGGACTTCCCGTTCCGTTCCATTTAATAAGTTGAGCCCCAGAATTACCGCCAGAAACAGATACAGAATCAGTCTTGCCGGGTGGTGCAGCAGGTCAATCACGGCGTTTTTGATTTCCTTCCGGATCAAATACAGTATCGCTCTCATCGCGCGTCCCCACCCGTCTGCGCGCCTTCCGTAATGGAGAAGAACAGCTGTTCCAGATCCTCGCCGGTGCTTTCTATTTCCGCGCGGGTGCGGACCGCGGCGATTTTTCCGTCCATCATAATCAGGGCCTTATCCCAAAAGTCCCGCACACTGTCCAGCATGTGCGTGCTGACCAGAATGGCACAGCCTTTTTCCCGCAGCTCCGTCAGCATGGTTTTCAGCTCCTTGATCGCGTGGGGGTCCAATCCGATCAAGGGCTCGTCCATCAGGACCACCTTTGGCTCCGGGAGCAGCGCGCAGCAGATGCTGAGCTTCTGCTGCATTCCCTTGCTCAGCTCCTTGCCCAGCTTCTTGCGCTTATCGTCCAGCTCCATGCGTTCCAGCAGCGTCCTGGCTTTCTCCTTCCAGTCCTCCACCTTATACGCACGCGCGATGAATTCCAGATGCTCGTAGACAGTCAGCGTTTCGATCGGCGCCGGTATTTCCGGAATATAGCCGAAATTTCGCTTTGCCTCCACAGTTTTATTCGGATATCCGCAGACGGCGATATTCCCGTTAAAGCGCAGCAGCCCCGCGATACATTTGATCGCCGTTGATTTCCCCGCGCCGTTGGGGCCGATCATTACCGCGATTTCGCCCGGATCCACCCGAAAATTCAGATGGTCGTTCGCCAATGTATTTCTGTATTTCTTTGTTAAGTCTAAAACTTCAAGCATTGCTGTCCTCCAAGCTTCTATTCGCGATTCTATCTGTTCGTTAATAATAAAACGCATTCCCTCCGAAGGAAGAGATGCTCACCACAAAAACCAAGCACACAATAACGGCAAGAATGGCCACGCCCGTCAGCGCAACGGCGATGGTAAGGAAAAGCTTTGCGCGGCGGGCCTGCTCTCCCGCCAGCGGATTCCTGCTCTGTGGGGATTGGTTCGGCGCTTTGCACCGCGGGCAGACCGCGTCATAAAAATAATGTCTGAAACCGCAGTTGGGGCACACGATATCATTTCTTGACGAATTTCGGATACAAAGATATATAATGCCCGGAATCAGACCCAAAAATCCAGTCAGAAGGCCCCACATCAGCGCGTCCGGATTCGCTTTCGCGCAGGCGTCATTGTAGGCGGCCAAAGCAAAAAGCACGCGTGCGGCAAGCGCAAATAAGCTGACAATCATGATCAAAGAAAGGACTTTAAAACCAACAAACGCCACGATTCCCGTTCCCCCGTCCGTATAGGCGTTCTGCTTTCGCCTCTCACCTGTATTAAAAGATTAATACAATGGTACGGGAAAATTCACTAAAAGTCAACCCCATATTCCTTTTGATATCCGCGAGGAAATCATTACCATGCAAATAAGGCTCATAATTTTATTATTGAATATAAAAAAAGACCTATCTGAATGATAGGTCTTATATTATACACTGAAACCCGGACTTCGCAGCCGGTACGCGCCTCCGGCGGTCAAACCGGAAAACAAGCGCTTACGCTGATGTTCCCTTTCAGACGCTTTTGTACACTGAAAACTGAATAAAGGGAGGGAAGCAGAGAGAGAAATAGAGGGTTGCCAAGAAAAATATGGTCAAGCCCTCGGCCTATTAGTACTGCCAAGCTGAATACGTTACCGTACTTACACACGCAGCCTATCAACCTTGTAGTCTTCAAGGGGCCTTACTAGCTTACGCTATGGGATATCTCATCTTGGAGCCGGCTTCACGCTTAGATGCTTTCAGCGTTTATCCGATCCGCACATAGTTGCCCAGCTGTGCCATTGGCATGACAACTGGTGCGCCAGCGGTGCGTCCATCCCGGTCCTCTCGTACTAAGGACAGCTCTCCTCAAATATCCTGCGCCCACGACAGATAGGGACCGAACTGTCTCACGACGTTCTGAACCCAGCTCGCGTACCACTTTAATCGGCGAACAGCCGAACCCTTGGGACCGAATACAGCCCCAGGATGTGATGAGCCGACATCGAGGTGCCAAACCTCCCCGTCGATGTGGACTCTTGGGGGAGATCAGCCTGTTATCCCCAGGGTAGCTTTTATCCGTTGAGCGACGGCAATTCCACTCTCATACCGCCGGATCACTAACTCCAACTTTCGTTACTGCTCGGGCCGTCACCCTCGCAGTTAGGCCAGCTTACGCGTTTACACTCAAAAGCACGGTTTCCGTCCGTGCTGAGCTGACCTTTGAGCGCCTCCGTTACTCTTTTGGAGGCGACCGCCCCAGTCAAACTGCCCGTCTAACAATGTCCCCCGGCCGGATTCACGGCCGCAGGTTAGAATTTCAGCAACTTAAGAGTGGTATCCCAACAGCGACTCCGCAAAGGCTGGCGCCCTTGCTTCTCAGTCTCCCACCTATCCTGTACATAAATTACCGAAACCCAATATTAAACTGCAGTAAAGCTCCATGGGGTCTTTCCGTCTTGTCGCGGGTAACCGGCATCTTCACCGGTACTACAATTTCGCCGGGCGGGTAATTGAGACAGTGCCCAGATCGTTACACCATTCGTGCGGGTCGGAACTTACCCGACAAGGAATTTCGCTACCTTAGGACCGTTATAGTTACGGCCGCCGTTTACTGGGGCTTCAATTCAATGCTTGCACATCTCCTCTTAACCTTCCAGCACCGGGCAGGTGTCAGCCCCTATACTTCATCTTGCGATTTGGCAGAGACCTGTGTTTTTGCTAAACAGTCGCCTGGGCCTATTCTCTGCGGCCACATTGCTGCGGCACCCCTTTTCCCTAAGTTACGGGGTCAATTTGCCGAGTTCCTTAACTACCCTTCTCCCGTTGGCCTTGGAATTCTCTTCCTATCTACCTGTGTCGGTTTGCGGTACGGGCGCCTCAGATATCCATAAGACTTTTCTCGCCCTGCTCTAAGCATACTTCCCTACTCTGATTTCGGTCCCTTACGCCCGGGTCAACCATCGCCCGGGTTATGCCCTTTGCAGGTGTCCTCTTACTTAAATCTTTTGGCGGCTACGGAATTTCCACCGTATGTGCATCGGCTACGCCTCTCGGCCTCACCTTAGCTCCCGGCTTACTTGGAGCGGACGAACCTTCCTCCAAAAACCTTAGACTTTCGGCCAATATGATTCTCACACATTTCTCGCTACTCATTCCGGCATTCTCACTTGAATAAAGTCCACCAGCGCTTCCGCTCTGACTTCACCCCTTATTCAACGCTCTCCTACCATTCCTTGCGGAATCCCAAGCTTCGGTATATGATTTAGCCCCGTTAAATTTTCGGCGCAGGGTCACTCGACCAGTGAGCTATTACGCACTCTTTTAATGAGTGGCTGCTTCTAAGCCAACATCCTGGTTGTCTGTGCAACCCCACATCCTTTTCCACTTAACCATATTTTGGGACCTTAGCTGTGGGTCTGGGCTGTTTCCCTTTTGACAACGAAACTTATCTCACGCTGTCTGACTCCCGTACATCAATTATCCGGCATTCTGAGTTTGATAGGTTTCAGTAGCCTTTCGGCCCCTAGACCATTCAGTGCTTTACCTCCGGTAATCTAATACGAGGCTAGCCCTAAAGCTATTTCGGAGAGAACCAGCTATCTCCGGGTTCGATTGGAATTTCTCCGCTACCCACACCTCATCCGCTACTATTTCAACAGGAGTCGGTTCGGTCCTCCATGGGGTTTTACCCCCACTTCAACCTGGACATGGGTAGGTCACCCGGTTTCGGGTCGAATACAACTGACTTCTTACGCCCTGTTCAGACTCGGTTTCCCTGCGGCTCCATCCCTTAAGGACTTAACCTTGCCAGTTACATTCACTCGCCGGACCATTCTACAAAAGGTACCCGATCACCCTTTGACGGGCTCTCGGTGCTTGTAAGCACAAGGTTTCAGGTTCTTTTTCACTCCCCTTCCGGGGTCCTTTTCACCTTTCCTTCACAGTACTCTTCACTATCGGTCACTGGGTAGTATTTAGGCTTGGAGGGTGGTCCCCCCATATTCCCACCGGGTTTCTCGTGTCCGGCGGTACTCTGGATACAGCTAAGCGCTTTCCTTTTTCGCATACGTGACTCTCACACTGTTTCGTTGGCCTTCCCATGCCATTCTGCTAAATTCCGGCGTCCATGTTGCTGTCCGAACCCCGGGAGTATTGCTACTCCCGGTTTGGCCTCTTCCGCGTTCGCTCGCCACTACTGGCGGAATCTCATTTGATGTCTTTTCCTCGCCCTACTTAGATGTTTCAGTTCAGGCGGTTCCCCTCATACACCTATGAATTCAGTGTATGATAACTGGACATGACTCCAGTTGGATTGCTCCATTCGGATATCTATGGATCAATGCCCACTTACGGCTCCCCATAGCTTTTCGCAGTTAGTCGCGTCCTTCTTCGGCTCCCAGTGCCAAGGCATTCCCCTTGCGCTCTTTGTAGCTTGACCATGTGTTTTTTCTTGGTTCTTCTTTAAAATTTGAAATTGTAGATTTTAAATCTAAAAATAACAAGTTATTTCTCGCTTAATATCTGCTTCTTCTTTATTCAGTTTTCAATGTACACGGCACACACGGTGTGTTTCTGTCACGCTTTACCCTTCAGCGATCTCTCGCTTACAGCACGCGTTCCTTCACACGCTCCCGTATGTATTTCCAGGTTCTTCGGAAGTATCTTCCGACCGTCCCGGGCACACAGTGCCTTTCGCCGCGGGCAAACCTGTTTTTTCAAACAGCTTTTCTCTCGCGGATTTGACTCTGTATGAATTGTGAATCCTTTGGGAGTATCTTTCGACTGTCCCGCCCGATTCCGCTTTTTTCCCGCTCTTTTCTTCACGGCGGGCCGTGCGTGCAGACTCAGTCTGCTGGTGGGCTTAAGTGGACTCGAACCACCGACCTCACGCTTATCAGGCGTGCGCTCTAACCGGCTGAGCTATAAGCCCATATTTCTGGCCAGAGGCTATCCGGTTATTCTTGTGCCCATATAGCCGCACACGCAGTGTGTTTCGTCACGCTTCAGCTTTCGGCAATCCCTTGCTTTCCGCACGCGTTCCTTGACACGCTTCCGTGATTTTTTGGCAAATCCTGATCCGCAGTTCTTTCCGCGTGCACCTATCTGACGTTTCCATCAAATCTTACCCGCGAATTGTCCGCGGCGACTCGCCGCTGGTGGAGATTAACGGGATCGAACCGTTGACCTCCTGCTTGCAAAGCAGGCGCTCTCCCAGCTGAGCTAAACCCCCATATACAGGTAGCTTCACTCAGGTGTTCTACCCTTGTTTCCACTTTTTTCTGAAAGCTCTCTTGCAGTTCCGCGCCGGGAGCCGGTTGTTACCGTCCCGCCACACCGGGGGCAATTTCCTGCTGCATTCCTGCGGCGGGCCATTGTCACCGGGCACTGCCCGGGGCCTTCAAAATTAAACAACGATTCGAATTATCTCTTCCGTAACTGACCTTGGATGTCTGACCAGCTTGTTTCAGCTGCCCATGTCTCCATAGAAAGGAGGTGATCCAGCCGCACCTTCCGATACGGCTACCTTGTTACGACTTCACCCCAGTCGCCAATCCTACCTTCGGCAGCGCCCCCCTTGCGGTTGGGCTACTGACTTCGGGTATTACCGGCTCCCATGGTGTGACGGGCGGTGTGTACAAGGCCCGGGAACGTATTCACCGCGGCATGATGATCCGCGATTACTAGCAATTCCAACTTCACGCAGGCGGGTTGCAGCCTGCGATCCGAACTGAGACTGTTTTTCAGGTTTTGCTCCACCTCGCGGTCTTGCTTCCCTTTGTTAACAGCCATTGTAGTACGTGTGTAGCCCAGGTCATAAAGGGCATGATGATTTGACGTCGTCCCCACCTTCCTCCGTTTTGTCAACGGCAGTCTGATTAGAGTGCTCTTGCGTAGCAACTAATCACAGGGGTTGCGCTCGTTGCGGGACTTAACCCAACATCTCACGACACGAGCTGACGACAACCATGCACCACCTGTCTCAACTTTCCCCGAAGGGCACCTGACGCATCTCTGCCTCGTTAGTTGGATGTCAAGACCTGGTAAGGTTCTTCGCGTTGCTTCGAATTAAACCACATACTCCACTGCTTGTGCGGGCCCCCGTCAATTCCTTTGAGTTTCAACCTTGCGGCCGTACTCCCCAGGTGGATTACTTATTGTGTTAACTCCGGCACGGAAGGGGTCAGACCCCCCACACCTAGTAATCATCGTTTACGGCATGGACTACCAGGGTATCTAATCCTGTTTGCTACCCATGCTTTCGTGCCTCAGCGTCAGTTAAAGCCCAGTAAGCCGCCTTCGCCACTGGTGTTCCTCCCGATCTCTACGCATTTCACCGCTACACCGGGAATTCCGCCTACCTCTACTTCACTCAAGCCCCACAGTTTCAAACGCAGTCTATGGGTTAAGCCCATATATTTCACGCCTGACTTGCAGAGCCGCCTACGCACCCTTTACACCCAGTAAATCCGGACAACGCTTGCTCCCTACGTATTACCGCGGCTGCTGGCACGTAGTTAGCCGGAGCTTCCTCCTTGGCTACCGTCATTTCTTTCGTCACCAAGGACAGAGGTTTACAATCCGAAAACCGTCTTCCCTCACGCGGCGTTGCTGCATCAGAGTTTCCTCCATTGTGCAATATCCCCCACTGCTGCCTCCCGTAGGAGTCTGGGCCGTGTCTCAGTCCCAATGTGGCCGTTCAACCTCTCAGTCCGGCTACCGATCGTCGCCTTGGTGGGCCTTTACCCCGCCAACAAGCTAATCGGACGCGAGTCCATCTTCCAGCGGATTGCTCCTTTGATATCCGGACCATGCGGCCCAAATATGTCATGCGGTATTAGCGTCCGTTTCCAGACGTTATCCCCCTCTGAAAGGCAGGTTACTCACGCGTTACTCACCCGTCCGCCACTAAATTAAGCTCAACACCCACCGTTCGGTAAGGCGTCTCCACCAAACAAAACGTTCGGTGTTAAACTTAATTCCGTTCGACTTGCATGTGTTAGGCACGCCGCCAGCGTTCGTCCTGAGCCAGGATCAAACTCTCTAAAATATTGTATATAATCGCCATTTTGGCGTTTATATCTTCTATCCAGAGTTTTTGATGAGCTCTAAATACGATACACTAAGCGTGTATTCTTGTTGTCTTTTTAAGTGTCAACCAACTTCGTCCGAAAGTACTTCCATACTCTCAATTTCATTACGGGTTCCTTAATTCTCTTCGTTGTTTAATTTTCAAGGTCCTGGTCGAAAACTCCGCTTCCGCTCTGTGTTTCTGCCGCTTCGGCTTTGCTTTCGCGCTTTGCGTCTTTCGTAAGGCGCTTGACTATAATACCAAATACATCCCCGTAAGTCAACCCTTTTTCTGAAGTTTTTTAACTTTTTTTTAACATTTGTCTTTTTTCTGTCAATAGAGAAATTTATCCCCCGTTTTTTCGCGTTTTCCGGGCTGTTTTTGTAAATCTTTCAATATTTCGGTCCGTTCGGGATAAAACAGCAACGTGAGGGAAAAATTTGTACAGAGGTGTTCAATATGGAAAATAAATTGAAATATGTCTGGGCAATGATCGTTGTGGTGCTGGTAAATATTCTTGTCATCTCAATCGTCACCAATTTAGGCGGCTCGGTTCTGACCCTTTCCAAGGTGGGGTCCCAGGGCGCGGAAGTGAAAAGCATCCAGACGAAGCTGAGGGATCAGGGCTATTATAAAGGAAAGGTCGACGGAATCTTCGGCAGCCAGACCAAAAGCGCCGTCGTCAGCTTTCAAAAGGCGAAGGGCCTGACGGCCGACGGAATCGCGGGCCCCAAAACACTGGCGGCGCTCGGGCTTGGAGGTTCTGCCGGAGCACAGGGAGGCTTCAGCAGCAACGACGTCACCCTGCTTGCCCGCGTCACATCCGCCGAGTCGCGGGGGGAACCCTATACCGGACAGGTTGCGGTCGCCGCCGTAATCCTGAACCGGATCGAACATCCGTCGTTCCCCAATACGCTGGCAGGCGTGATCTATCAGCCCGGCGCGTTCAGCTGCCTGAATGACGGCGGCATCAACGCCCCTATTTCCGACACGGCTTACAAGGCCGCGCGTGATGCGATCAACGGCTGGGATCCTTCCGGCGGAGCGATCTATTATTATAACCCCGCAAAAGCCACCAGCAGCTGGATTTTTTCCCGCCCCGTGATCACGGTCATCGGCGACCACCGTTTTTGCAGTTAACCCGGTTTTTTTCATGATAACATTGGCGCAGAACAAGTTGATTGTCCTGCGCCAAATATTTTTTATTTTTCTATCATTATAATAGAAACATTATTATAGAAAGAAATACGCCGGATATCCGAACCGCTATGCCACAGTGACAAGGCAGCGGCGCACCGGAGCCTGGTTCGGCAGCACGGAATAGAGGGAGGTGGTCCCGGCGGCGACCCCCGTGATCTTTACATAATAGCTGCCGTTCTGCAGCTTCTGGTAAACGATTTTCGCCACGCCGGAATTTCCGGTGGTAAAGGAAGGCTTCGCGCTGATTCCGTTCGGCGTAAACTTAAACTGGTAGCTCTGGCCCGGTTTTAAGGACATCGACAAGCCGGTATCGGACAGTATGGTGTTGTCCGCCGGAGCCTGTGCCGGGGTTGCGGAAAGGTAATCCACATAGCAGTAGTCCAGGTCGACGGAAGGATTGACTCCGCCGATCAGGCCGGCGTCGCTGTACTGCCACATGGTATAGGCACCGCTGTAATTGGGAGAAGGCACGTTGTAATGCGCCACCCATTTGTCATAAGCGCTCAGCGCGGCGCTGCTCAGGTTGGAATTGAACATGCTCGCGTTGCTGTAAATTCCGGTCTTATATCCCGCATTGGCCATCGTGCTACAGAAAGCGGTGACGATTGCCGCGAGCTGATCCCCCGTCATGGCGCTGTTTACCGCGTTTTGCTCCACATCGTAGAACACCGGGTAATCCAGACGGCGTCCGTTCAGGATGCCGAGGCACATCTGCGCTTCCTGTACGGCAATTTCCGGAGTCGTCGCATAGCAGACGTGATAGGCGCCGACCTTGATTCCGTTCGCGACCGCCCCTTCATAGTTCGCCGCAAAATAATCGTCCGTCTGTGTTTCCGGCAGTTCGTTTCCGTAGCCGGTGCGCAGGATCGCAAAATCCACGCCGGCGAGCTTTACGTTGCCCCAGTCCACGGCTCCCTGGTGCTCGGACACGTCAATCCCCTTCCGGACGACATGCACGTCGCAGACGGCGCTGCGTCCGTCCTGCGCGGTAACGGTAACCGTCGTCCTGCCGAGCGCGGAGGCGGTAACGGTCCCGTTTGTCACCGAGGCAACGGCGGGATTGCCCGACGCCCATTGAAGCGAGGACCCGCTGCTGTCGCTGACCGTCAGTACGGCGGTCTCCCCCGCTTTCAGATAAAGGCTGCCGCTGCTGAGCGTGAAGGTCGCGGAAACGCCGGTATCCGCAGCAAAAGCAGATGTACTGAGCGATACGGTCATTGCCAATACCAAAAGCAGGGCAATCCATTTTTTCTTCATTTCAGTTCCTCCATCGTTTCATCAAAATTTTCCCGCATTCAGGTAAATCGTTTTGCCGGCATACTGCCAGAATATGGTATTTCTGAATTCTTATTATATTCCTGTTCCTTCCCCTCTGTCAAGGATGGTTCATGGATTTAAAGCCGGAAAAACGGGCCTCCCGGCTGTTGCCGGAAAGCCCGTTCGCTGAAAAATTATTTTTTGAACGCTTGAAACAGCTTGGTGACGTCTTCCTGATGCTGTTTGTTCTCATCGGAACCGGAGGTATCCTTATAAATCATGATATATTTTCCGCTGTCGGAAATCACCGCCGGAACGGTCTGGTTCATAATAGTGAACTGATTTTTTTCCTTTACCTCGTCCAGAACGGCGGAAGCCTCGCCGGAAAGACTGCCGGTGTCAAATTCATAAAGCTCCACAGTGACATTGTTTTTGCCGTTATAGTCAAACTGATATTTCGCGCCTTTTTTCGCGCCGATAAAATCCGCTTTCATTTCCGTCGGGGTCCCGGAAATCGCGGAATTCGAGGAAAGGTATTTTTCGAGACCGGCAAGGCTGTCCTCCATATTGTCCGAACCGACCGCGGAAGAAACCGCCGCCTGGGAGGAAGCGTTTGGCGCCGACTGGGTGCCGCCCACGTCGCCCATTCCGCAGGCCGCAAGGGAACCGGCCATAACAACCGCCAATGCAAGGATTAAAATTTTCTTCATTTTCATGATAGATCCTCTCTTAAACAAAAACTTGAAGGCTTTGCTGTGACGGCCGCAGCGCGGGCACAGTCCTTTTGGAATCACAAAATAGCTTGCCCAAAATGATTTCTCTTTTTCAATATTTATACAGCTCCCACCATAAAAGCCGCATCGCATGCGTGGGATTTCGACCAAAAAGGAAACCGCCGTCGCCGTCTAAGTAATTATCTGATTTTTACGCTGATTTGTCAACCCTCATTTCACCCCCGCGGAAAGGCGGCGCCAAAGAAGAAAAAATCCCTGCCTCCCGGAGGAAGCAGGGAAAAAATCGGAAAACGGATCAGCCGTTTTTGGAAACGCCGGAAAGCGGAAGCATGCCGGTCACGTGATACAG
Proteins encoded in this region:
- a CDS encoding putative ABC exporter domain-containing protein, coding for MRAILYLIRKEIKNAVIDLLHHPARLILYLFLAVILGLNLLNGTEREVRAPGSYLDIGILHGVYFAILFLITVPSVLSGLKSGATFFRMSDVNFLFVSPVSPKKILAYGLVKQMASSIFMMIFLMFYAGMAINLFGITVWQMVALVAGIALMVFTIQLITLLVYSYSSGRPERTGWIKTVLYAEIAMMAAFALSNFWFHGASQQSLFAALASPYLEFAPVVGWIKGMVFAIMNGDTMRAAVFAALNAAAVAGSILLFAKSDSDYYEDVLQTTESTFELKQSMKNGKSAGIRSLNTQPRRVTDTGIWHGWGASVFFFKHIREMKRKNRIPFLRTTSIVLLVINVILALVLRAITAGEGDDGMPGGMILAIALSMSSYIQFFFNAAGDWTLELMKPYIYLVPEKPFAKLFWASLTTLLTPVVDGVIIFAVLGVMLRTNPVTAIVCTLLYASMGFIYTAGNVLSQRIFGQLVNKGLLMFAYMLMLVVLLLPGAGISLALYLLVENIPLTLLGLPVFISNVLVSIGIFAACRNMLSSAEMNS
- a CDS encoding ABC transporter ATP-binding protein gives rise to the protein MLEVLDLTKKYRNTLANDHLNFRVDPGEIAVMIGPNGAGKSTAIKCIAGLLRFNGNIAVCGYPNKTVEAKRNFGYIPEIPAPIETLTVYEHLEFIARAYKVEDWKEKARTLLERMELDDKRKKLGKELSKGMQQKLSICCALLPEPKVVLMDEPLIGLDPHAIKELKTMLTELREKGCAILVSTHMLDSVRDFWDKALIMMDGKIAAVRTRAEIESTGEDLEQLFFSITEGAQTGGDAR
- a CDS encoding zinc ribbon domain-containing protein; this encodes MAFVGFKVLSLIMIVSLFALAARVLFALAAYNDACAKANPDALMWGLLTGFLGLIPGIIYLCIRNSSRNDIVCPNCGFRHYFYDAVCPRCKAPNQSPQSRNPLAGEQARRAKLFLTIAVALTGVAILAVIVCLVFVVSISSFGGNAFYY
- the sleB gene encoding spore cortex-lytic enzyme, whose amino-acid sequence is MENKLKYVWAMIVVVLVNILVISIVTNLGGSVLTLSKVGSQGAEVKSIQTKLRDQGYYKGKVDGIFGSQTKSAVVSFQKAKGLTADGIAGPKTLAALGLGGSAGAQGGFSSNDVTLLARVTSAESRGEPYTGQVAVAAVILNRIEHPSFPNTLAGVIYQPGAFSCLNDGGINAPISDTAYKAARDAINGWDPSGGAIYYYNPAKATSSWIFSRPVITVIGDHRFCS
- a CDS encoding GH25 family lysozyme gives rise to the protein MKKKWIALLLVLAMTVSLSTSAFAADTGVSATFTLSSGSLYLKAGETAVLTVSDSSGSSLQWASGNPAVASVTNGTVTASALGRTTVTVTAQDGRSAVCDVHVVRKGIDVSEHQGAVDWGNVKLAGVDFAILRTGYGNELPETQTDDYFAANYEGAVANGIKVGAYHVCYATTPEIAVQEAQMCLGILNGRRLDYPVFYDVEQNAVNSAMTGDQLAAIVTAFCSTMANAGYKTGIYSNASMFNSNLSSAALSAYDKWVAHYNVPSPNYSGAYTMWQYSDAGLIGGVNPSVDLDYCYVDYLSATPAQAPADNTILSDTGLSMSLKPGQSYQFKFTPNGISAKPSFTTGNSGVAKIVYQKLQNGSYYVKITGVAAGTTSLYSVLPNQAPVRRCLVTVA